The segment ATAATATAGAATTTCACCCTCGTCCGGGTCCATGGCAAAAACGCCGATTTCTCGAAAGTAAAAGCCCGTTGTAACGTCCTGATTAGACAGTACAAATCCCACCGTAGCCTGATTCGGCGGCGTCATTTTTAAACGCGTGACGTCTATTGTCTTTTTAGAGCTGATCACGTTTGTAAGTGCTGTAATGGACTGCCCCCCGAGTTGACCGTCTCCGATTACGACCTTGGTATATTTTAGTTGCGCTCCTGCCTGGGCCTTGGCCTGTAATGATCGGCCCTTGTTTGTTAATCCCTTTGCACTAAATGAAGACATTTGATCACCTACCTGATTAAGATGTACTCGCTAACGTGGACGCCCGCGCCGTGGTATAGGTTAAAGCTCTCGGTTTGTGACAAGATCACCTCTTCCAGGTGAGCGGTGAGACGTTTTACCGATTCGACCGCACGGTAGAACTCCTGTGCACGGTCCAGGGTTACCTCCGGATTATTGGTGGTGACTCTAAAATATCCAGGCTCCCCACCATACTGAAACCACTCTTCGACCTTACCCTCACCAAAGAGGATTGTGATGAGGTCCTCGATCGCGCCGGGCGTCCCTTTGATCCGGTGGAACTCTTTCGCATTTTTGAGCAGCTGCACCTTTTGTTCCAGAGGCAGCGTGGTGTCCCAAAAGTCCACGTGATCCTGCCAAGCCCGCTCGTCTGCCTCTGCATCCGTGATCCGGCCCTGCATCAGCCTGCGATAAAAGGACAAGTCCTCTACCTCTTTGTTGAGCAGCTGTACATGACTGTCCAGCGCCCTGGCCGCAGCCGAGACGGTAGGATCTGCCTGTGCATTCGGCGGCAGCAGGTCATACACGCTGATCTGGTCTATGTTAATCATCTGCAAGCCCTCCAAATACCACATTAACGTTTGTTTCCTGCGCGACCTGCAGCTCTGTGATCGGCGTATACATTGGACTGATCAGCTCGACGCGCTGAGCCCCGGCATTCATCACCCTGCTGATCAATTCAGATTGGTTAATCGGACGCCCCAGCTTCGATTTTTGCCACAACCTGAACGCCATTACCGCATTGTCTACGGCAGCCTGAATAACAGCCGACTCTGCGGCACGATCGCGGTGGATGTAATAGGTCAAATCAATGTCGTAAGACACAACCTCCGGAGCCTGGACGGTCACTCGATCCGTTAGAGGTCGTATCCGTCTGCCGTTGATTTTGGCAGCTACAGCATCAAGTACAGCCTGTATAGGTATCTGTCCACCCTCCAGCAAAGGTACCACCGTAACCTCTCCCGGCGACTCGGAGACAGCCGCTATGTCCACGATGGCGGCGCTCGCTGACTTAGCCCAGTATTCGTATCCTTCTTCCGGTCCGGCCGTAGAAAAGGATTCAGGGGCCATTCTGATGCGCTCACGGTACGAATCATCATCCTCGGTATCTGCGCCGCCTGCTGTAGTCGTAAGGTTTGTCACAGACGCCACAAACGGCAAGGGGTCGATGAGCGTGGTCAGCTGACCCGGCAAGAAGCCGTTGCCGATGACGCCAGGCGTCAGACACTCGATCAGCACGTCTGCTGTAGTCACCCCTGCAGGGATGGTCGCCGCTGCTTTGGTTGCAAACAAAATAGAACCTTCTGCCCCCTCGGGAGCAATGCGGGTTCCAGCTGGGATAATTTGCGGAGTGACCAAAGGAATTGAGAGTGTAAAGCGTTCTGTGGTGATTGCCGGCTCCGCCTGCAGCCGGGGTGTTTCCGGATCACCCAAGTAGTCCAGGACAATCCCTTTTGCATACCTCAGCAACTCTCCTTTTGCCACCTTGTTGATCAGCACCCTTTGCTGGATGATCAGCTGAGCAAAGGCCCGCAAAGCTAGCATTTCCGGATCCGCACGGTTTAAGGTCCGCCCGGTAAATCCTTGGAACACGGTGACCACGTCTAAAAAGACCTTGTCAGCGTCATCCTCGACAAATTTGATATCGGGTAATTCGACTAGCTGCGCCATTACAGCACCTCTCTTTCAACAAACCTGATGACAGCATGATATTTACCCTGCGCCGCCTCTTCCGGGGTCTGCTCATAGTCTATGTCAGTGATTTGAGCCCGCGGCTCACCCTCCTCGATGGCTGCCATGAGCTCATTCACAAAGAGAGCCTGCGCTATAACCTCGGGCTGGTCAACGACTCCCGGAGATATACCTAAGGCACGATCCAGAGGGACCGTGCCTGCGTATGTCGTTGCTATGACCTGTATGTTTTGCTTGATGGATTCAATGCCTGTCAGCCCAAATCTCATGGCTGCCGGCTGCGTTACGTTTACTGTATGTTCGATCATACGTATTCCTCCAATGTGATCGATAAATCTGCCTTGATCAGGTTGCCCTCCCGGTCAATGTCAGCCCAGGATTGGGACAGGCTCAGGATCTTCCATTTTCCTTGCCCTAGCGGCTTCCCGCCTACCTGCAGCAGGAGCACTTTTCCATCGCGCTGATAGACCAGAAGCTTCTCCATTTCTTTCCGGGGGTTCATACCAAGCCGTGCATCCAGTGTCATGGAGAACGATATCGTATCAAGCCCCGGGCCGAGAAACTGGCTGCGGGGCTTATGCAGGTGTATATCATTGCTCCCCCATCTGGCCGAGGAATCGCGCTGGAAATCCCGGAATGTGCGCACTTTAATCGGGGTCTTGAACGACGATATGAAGACCACATCCCCCAGTGCTCCAAGCCCTAACTTCATATGGTCTCACCGCCTCGCGTTATGCTGCCTTCAACTGTTAAACTGCCGGTTATGGTCACATCGCCCTCAAGGGATACGCCGCCGGAAGCCTTAACCATGAGCTGTTTGGAGGACCGGTTGTAATAGACGTATGAACCGTCCTCAAACCAAACCCCTCTCTGATCCGGAGCGCCCGGAGGGTCATTATCATCGATCACACCAAGACATATCCCATCTGAGATCCCATTCGTAAAAAACAAACAGGCCACCTCTTGACCAGGTTCCGGCAGGTCGTTGCTACGTGCCCAACCACCGCGAGAGATGACTGGAAGATCGCCGGAGACTGCATCTTCAAGGTCTTCAAATACAGCTGTGATCGTGCCGGCAGCCGGACTGGATGTGGAGCATACTCCTGTTCGAAAAACCTTCATGATTTACCACCCCAGCACCTTTCTAATTTCAATGTCAGTTTGATAAGGATTCATACCAATACTGTGATGCGCACTCTCAATGATGTACTTACCGTCAAACCTTCCGTATC is part of the Paenibacillus algicola genome and harbors:
- a CDS encoding phage tail protein I; protein product: MINIDQISVYDLLPPNAQADPTVSAAARALDSHVQLLNKEVEDLSFYRRLMQGRITDAEADERAWQDHVDFWDTTLPLEQKVQLLKNAKEFHRIKGTPGAIEDLITILFGEGKVEEWFQYGGEPGYFRVTTNNPEVTLDRAQEFYRAVESVKRLTAHLEEVILSQTESFNLYHGAGVHVSEYILIR
- a CDS encoding baseplate assembly protein, which encodes MAQLVELPDIKFVEDDADKVFLDVVTVFQGFTGRTLNRADPEMLALRAFAQLIIQQRVLINKVAKGELLRYAKGIVLDYLGDPETPRLQAEPAITTERFTLSIPLVTPQIIPAGTRIAPEGAEGSILFATKAAATIPAGVTTADVLIECLTPGVIGNGFLPGQLTTLIDPLPFVASVTNLTTTAGGADTEDDDSYRERIRMAPESFSTAGPEEGYEYWAKSASAAIVDIAAVSESPGEVTVVPLLEGGQIPIQAVLDAVAAKINGRRIRPLTDRVTVQAPEVVSYDIDLTYYIHRDRAAESAVIQAAVDNAVMAFRLWQKSKLGRPINQSELISRVMNAGAQRVELISPMYTPITELQVAQETNVNVVFGGLADD
- a CDS encoding phage tail protein, whose translation is MKLGLGALGDVVFISSFKTPIKVRTFRDFQRDSSARWGSNDIHLHKPRSQFLGPGLDTISFSMTLDARLGMNPRKEMEKLLVYQRDGKVLLLQVGGKPLGQGKWKILSLSQSWADIDREGNLIKADLSITLEEYV
- a CDS encoding phage baseplate assembly protein V, with translation MKVFRTGVCSTSSPAAGTITAVFEDLEDAVSGDLPVISRGGWARSNDLPEPGQEVACLFFTNGISDGICLGVIDDNDPPGAPDQRGVWFEDGSYVYYNRSSKQLMVKASGGVSLEGDVTITGSLTVEGSITRGGETI